A window of Formosa sp. Hel1_31_208 contains these coding sequences:
- a CDS encoding thioredoxin-like domain-containing protein yields MKLQIITLFLLSLFTGCDSNTDSGDIAYFGGEIINPNNNYITLYTNENKRDTLYLDQNNRFLYKIKRLETGLYKFTHGGEYQTVLIEPNDSILFRLNTNDFDESLVYTGAGAKKNNYIIKAFLNDEIENKKIINQHDLEPEVFEKFIYELKQQKLENLERFNAKHKTSDLFKKIAKSSINYNYYAYKEMYPFGYYGNNRLIHFKDLPEGFYDFRSEVKYDDTNLSGLSVYANFLYWHFSNLALKQYYEDGTHNRFDRHALDYNLEKLRLIDSTINNEVVKNFALNQVTRDFIFNSTDTEECDQLLASFLERNTDEAGKKYMTSLVKASISLHPGNIIPNTTIIDFNNNSVDLNSVITKPTVVYFWSSNFKAHYRNSHYMMRNLKSKYPDMEFIAININDFDLNSWKKTLSVLKFPTENEYIFKYPKKAIEEFAITRSHKVIIVDKDGFIMKANANLFSEDIDKQIQNILALN; encoded by the coding sequence ATGAAATTACAGATAATTACATTATTTTTATTATCACTCTTCACAGGATGTGATTCTAACACCGACAGTGGTGATATTGCTTATTTTGGCGGTGAAATTATTAATCCAAACAATAATTACATCACCTTGTATACCAATGAGAACAAGCGTGATACACTTTATTTAGATCAAAATAATAGATTCCTCTACAAGATTAAAAGATTAGAGACAGGTTTATATAAATTTACACATGGTGGAGAATATCAGACCGTTCTCATCGAACCCAATGACAGCATTCTGTTTCGATTAAATACTAATGATTTTGATGAGTCATTGGTCTACACTGGAGCAGGTGCAAAGAAAAACAATTACATTATTAAAGCATTTTTAAATGATGAAATTGAAAATAAAAAAATCATCAATCAACACGATTTAGAGCCTGAGGTTTTTGAAAAATTCATTTATGAATTGAAGCAACAGAAACTTGAGAATTTAGAACGTTTTAATGCCAAGCATAAAACGTCAGACTTGTTTAAAAAAATAGCTAAATCTAGTATTAACTATAACTACTATGCCTATAAAGAAATGTATCCCTTTGGTTATTATGGTAACAATCGATTAATACATTTTAAAGATTTACCCGAAGGGTTTTATGATTTTAGATCTGAAGTAAAATATGATGACACGAACTTGAGTGGTTTGTCTGTTTACGCAAATTTCTTATACTGGCATTTCAGTAATTTAGCCTTAAAACAATACTATGAAGACGGTACTCATAATAGATTTGATCGTCATGCCTTAGATTACAATTTAGAAAAACTAAGATTGATTGATAGCACCATTAATAACGAGGTTGTTAAAAATTTTGCTTTAAATCAGGTTACCAGAGATTTTATTTTTAATAGCACGGACACAGAAGAATGTGACCAGTTATTAGCTTCTTTTTTAGAAAGAAATACAGATGAGGCTGGAAAGAAATATATGACGAGTTTAGTGAAAGCCTCTATTAGTTTGCATCCAGGTAATATAATCCCAAATACAACCATTATTGATTTTAATAACAATAGTGTCGACTTAAATTCTGTAATTACGAAACCAACAGTGGTGTATTTTTGGTCTTCAAATTTTAAAGCACATTACAGAAACAGTCATTACATGATGCGTAATTTAAAATCCAAATATCCTGATATGGAATTTATTGCGATCAACATCAATGATTTCGATTTAAATTCATGGAAAAAAACACTCAGTGTTTTAAAATTTCCTACCGAAAACGAATACATTTTTAAATACCCGAAAAAAGCCATAGAAGAATTCGCCATCACGCGATCTCATAAAGTCATTATTGTAGATAAAGATGGATTCATTATGAAAGCTAATGCTAATTTATTTAGTGAGGATATCGATAAGCAAATCCAAAATATACTAGCTTTAAACTAA
- a CDS encoding putative signal transducing protein, whose amino-acid sequence MSETEYTKIYSGNFILTTRVIAELEAAGIIPIIKDEGESQRLAGYGSLNQGFQDIYVHNDELKKATEILERVKSEMET is encoded by the coding sequence ATGAGCGAAACAGAATATACTAAAATTTATAGCGGAAATTTCATTTTAACCACTAGAGTCATTGCCGAACTGGAGGCAGCTGGCATTATTCCTATAATTAAAGATGAAGGCGAGTCTCAACGATTAGCTGGCTATGGCTCTCTAAATCAGGGGTTTCAAGACATATACGTTCATAATGACGAACTTAAAAAAGCCACTGAAATATTGGAACGTGTTAAATCTGAAATGGAAACTTAA
- the nhaC gene encoding Na+/H+ antiporter NhaC yields MESQNIKPRQPQDENIIENKELNIWEALIPVFALVAMLFYNVFFVFGDDALSGSNQFILLLGAAVAAIVGFYNKVTYQQMMDEVAENIKSTSGALLILLMVGALAGTWLISGIIPTMIYYGLQILNPTIFLAASVVICAIISIATGSSWTTSATVGIALIGIGDTLGISLGMTAGAVLSGAYFGDKMSPLSDTTNLAPAMAGAELFAHIKYMALTTVPTIVVTLLVFIIIGLNIDTTGTPDISDKLAAIDSAFNISPWLFLVPIAVILLIIKKTPPLIALLVGTLLGGFAAIIAQPDIVMTIAGSDRLTFESAYKGVMNAMTVNVSVDTTSVELNDLFSSGGMSGMLGTIWLIICAMVFGGVMDAIGALSRISKALLSLATSTFGLFASTVASCLALNVTASDQYLALVVPGKMFKKAYEDKGLAPENLSRTLEDSGTVTSVLIPWNTCGAYQSGVLGVPVADYFFYAIFNWLSPFTTLLFAAFSIKIKQLKAK; encoded by the coding sequence ATGGAAAGCCAAAACATCAAACCAAGACAACCACAGGATGAAAATATTATTGAAAACAAGGAATTAAACATCTGGGAAGCTCTTATACCTGTATTTGCTCTTGTTGCCATGTTATTTTACAATGTCTTTTTTGTATTTGGTGATGATGCCTTAAGTGGAAGTAATCAGTTTATTCTTTTATTAGGCGCTGCGGTAGCAGCGATTGTAGGATTCTATAATAAGGTGACTTATCAACAAATGATGGACGAGGTTGCTGAAAACATAAAATCCACAAGTGGCGCACTCCTCATATTACTTATGGTAGGTGCTCTGGCCGGTACTTGGCTAATAAGCGGAATTATACCCACAATGATTTATTATGGGCTACAAATATTAAATCCTACAATTTTTCTTGCAGCATCTGTTGTCATTTGTGCAATCATTTCGATTGCCACTGGGAGTTCTTGGACAACATCGGCAACAGTGGGAATTGCTTTAATTGGCATAGGCGACACCTTAGGCATTTCTTTAGGAATGACTGCTGGAGCAGTGCTTTCTGGCGCTTATTTTGGGGATAAAATGTCTCCACTAAGTGATACAACAAATTTAGCACCCGCAATGGCTGGAGCCGAATTATTTGCACATATAAAGTATATGGCCTTAACTACGGTCCCAACTATAGTCGTTACCTTATTGGTGTTTATTATTATAGGATTGAATATTGACACTACGGGAACTCCTGATATCTCAGATAAATTGGCAGCCATTGATAGTGCTTTTAATATCAGTCCTTGGTTATTTTTAGTACCAATAGCGGTCATTTTATTAATTATTAAAAAAACACCACCATTAATTGCATTATTGGTGGGAACACTTTTAGGTGGCTTTGCAGCTATTATTGCGCAACCGGATATTGTTATGACAATTGCAGGTAGTGATAGGTTAACCTTCGAATCAGCTTACAAAGGTGTTATGAATGCCATGACTGTGAATGTCTCAGTAGACACAACTAGTGTTGAATTAAATGATTTATTTTCCTCTGGCGGGATGAGCGGTATGTTAGGAACCATTTGGTTAATCATTTGCGCTATGGTTTTTGGAGGTGTGATGGATGCAATTGGCGCATTATCCAGAATAAGCAAAGCATTACTCAGCTTAGCTACAAGTACATTTGGACTATTCGCGAGTACTGTGGCGAGCTGTCTGGCTTTAAATGTTACTGCTTCTGATCAATATTTGGCTTTAGTAGTTCCTGGAAAAATGTTTAAAAAAGCTTATGAAGACAAAGGACTCGCTCCAGAGAATTTAAGTAGAACACTTGAAGATTCAGGAACGGTAACTTCCGTGCTTATCCCTTGGAATACTTGTGGAGCATATCAATCTGGTGTCTTAGGCGTCCCAGTAGCCGATTATTTTTTCTACGCTATTTTCAATTGGCTTAGTCCTTTTACAACATTGCTCTTTGCTGCGTTCTCAATTAAAATAAAACAACTAAAAGCTAAATAA
- the katG gene encoding catalase/peroxidase HPI, whose product MDNKGNYNINNDASQCPFLSGTQKKTAGGGTSNRDWWPNELKLNILRQNASKSNPLGEDFDYAEAFKSVNYKDLKQDVIDLMTDSQVWWPADYGHYGPFMIRMAWHSAGTYRVGDGRGGAGTGTHRFAPLNSWPDNGNLDKARLLLWPVKKKYGNKISWADLMILAGNCALESMGFKTFGFAGGREDVWEPEQDIYWGSETGWLNNDERYDTSDGDLEGHLGAVHMGLIYVNPEGPNGEPDPLKSAHDIKITFGRMAMNDEETVALVAGGHTFGKAHGAADPEKYVGKEPHGASIEEMSTGWKNTFGTGVLDDTITSGLEGPWTPNPIQWDHDYFDVLLNYDWELTKSPAGAHQWKPTAASHARMAPKAGDPNGKQDLMMSTADMALKMDPTYLEISKRFHKDHKAFEDAFARAWYKLTHRDMGPRDRYLGPDVPKEELLWQDPIPKVEYTLSDTDISALKKMILASGLTVSQLVTTAWASASTFRGSDKRGGANGARIRLEPQRSWEVNNPKELDKVLKVYEGIQNEFSGQISMADLIVLGGVTGVEESAKNGGHNVSIPFTAGRGDATQDQTDLESFGYLEPLADGFRNYMNSDLEVAAEDLLVDRANLLTLSIPEMTVLLGGLRVLGANYDGSDYGVFTNNVGRLSNDFFTNILDFTNTWSATADDDRFFEGRDRRTGEVKFKGTRADLIFGSNTELRAVCEVYGANDGEKRFVNDFIAAWNKVMNLDRFDLV is encoded by the coding sequence ATGGATAATAAAGGGAATTATAACATTAATAATGATGCAAGTCAATGTCCATTTTTAAGTGGGACACAAAAAAAGACTGCTGGAGGAGGCACAAGCAATCGCGATTGGTGGCCAAATGAATTAAAATTAAATATTTTGCGCCAAAATGCATCTAAATCTAACCCTTTGGGAGAAGATTTTGATTATGCAGAAGCATTTAAAAGTGTTAATTATAAGGATTTAAAGCAAGATGTCATTGATTTAATGACAGATTCTCAAGTTTGGTGGCCAGCAGACTATGGGCATTACGGTCCGTTTATGATTCGAATGGCTTGGCATAGTGCAGGGACATATCGAGTAGGTGATGGCCGGGGAGGAGCTGGTACAGGAACGCATCGTTTTGCACCATTGAATAGTTGGCCTGATAACGGGAATTTAGATAAAGCTAGGTTGTTATTGTGGCCCGTTAAAAAGAAATATGGGAATAAAATTTCTTGGGCAGATTTGATGATATTGGCTGGGAATTGCGCTTTAGAATCAATGGGTTTTAAAACCTTTGGTTTTGCAGGCGGTCGAGAAGATGTTTGGGAGCCCGAACAAGATATATATTGGGGTTCAGAAACAGGATGGTTGAATAATGATGAGCGCTATGATACGAGTGATGGAGATCTTGAAGGTCATTTAGGTGCGGTTCATATGGGGTTAATTTATGTAAATCCAGAAGGACCAAATGGAGAGCCTGATCCGTTGAAATCTGCACATGACATTAAAATAACATTTGGTCGTATGGCTATGAATGATGAAGAAACGGTAGCCTTAGTTGCCGGAGGTCACACCTTTGGAAAGGCACACGGTGCGGCTGATCCTGAAAAATATGTAGGTAAAGAACCTCATGGAGCTTCTATAGAAGAAATGAGTACAGGTTGGAAAAATACATTTGGCACTGGAGTTCTGGACGACACGATTACTAGTGGTTTAGAAGGTCCTTGGACACCTAATCCGATTCAATGGGATCACGATTATTTTGATGTCTTATTAAATTACGATTGGGAATTAACAAAAAGTCCTGCTGGTGCCCACCAATGGAAGCCAACAGCAGCATCACACGCAAGAATGGCACCAAAGGCTGGAGACCCCAACGGTAAACAAGACTTGATGATGTCAACGGCCGATATGGCCTTAAAAATGGATCCTACTTATTTAGAGATTTCTAAGCGTTTCCATAAAGACCATAAGGCTTTTGAGGATGCTTTCGCTAGAGCGTGGTATAAATTAACACATCGCGATATGGGACCAAGAGATCGTTATTTAGGTCCTGACGTGCCAAAAGAAGAATTATTGTGGCAAGATCCAATTCCGAAGGTAGAGTATACTTTAAGTGATACAGACATTTCAGCTTTAAAAAAGATGATTCTCGCTTCTGGCCTTACGGTTTCCCAATTGGTAACTACAGCGTGGGCTTCTGCATCTACTTTTAGAGGGTCAGATAAACGTGGAGGTGCTAATGGTGCACGAATTCGTTTAGAGCCTCAGAGAAGTTGGGAAGTTAATAATCCGAAAGAATTAGATAAAGTATTAAAGGTGTATGAAGGTATTCAAAATGAATTCTCAGGACAGATCTCTATGGCAGATTTGATTGTTTTAGGAGGAGTTACTGGAGTAGAAGAATCTGCCAAAAATGGCGGACATAATGTTTCTATACCATTTACAGCTGGTAGAGGAGATGCGACTCAAGATCAAACCGATTTAGAGTCTTTTGGTTATTTAGAACCATTGGCTGACGGATTTCGAAATTATATGAACTCAGATTTAGAAGTCGCCGCAGAAGATTTATTAGTAGATCGTGCAAATTTATTGACACTTTCTATTCCTGAAATGACAGTGCTACTTGGTGGTTTGAGAGTATTAGGAGCAAACTATGATGGTTCTGATTATGGTGTGTTTACCAATAATGTAGGACGCCTTTCAAATGATTTCTTTACAAATATTCTTGATTTCACAAACACTTGGAGTGCTACTGCAGATGATGACCGATTTTTTGAAGGTCGTGATCGCAGAACTGGAGAGGTGAAATTTAAAGGAACGCGTGCCGACCTTATTTTTGGCTCTAATACCGAATTAAGAGCAGTTTGTGAAGTCTATGGTGCTAATGATGGAGAAAAACGATTTGTTAACGACTTCATTGCCGCTTGGAACAAAGTCATGAATTTAGATCGATTTGATTTAGTATAA
- a CDS encoding ankyrin repeat domain-containing protein, with amino-acid sequence MNEQELFFRTLQSGKMDHLKAQLNRNPDLVNSKDSRGFTPLIFATYFDNETVTQLLLEYNAEVDATDASGNTALIGVSFKGNDRIAKLLIKHGANVNAQNSLGTTPLIYSTMYNKENMVKLLTKNQASKVLRDNQGKTAYDYAVEKGLSHLIEWLKV; translated from the coding sequence ATGAATGAGCAAGAATTATTTTTTAGAACACTACAGTCTGGAAAAATGGATCATCTTAAAGCACAGTTGAATAGGAATCCAGATCTGGTGAATTCAAAAGATTCACGCGGTTTTACACCATTAATCTTCGCAACATATTTTGATAATGAAACTGTGACACAGCTTTTGCTAGAGTATAATGCTGAGGTTGATGCTACTGACGCCTCAGGCAACACAGCCTTAATAGGTGTTAGTTTTAAAGGAAATGACAGAATCGCTAAGTTATTGATCAAACATGGCGCAAATGTTAACGCTCAAAACAGTTTAGGAACTACGCCTTTAATCTATTCAACCATGTATAATAAGGAAAATATGGTGAAGTTATTAACTAAGAATCAGGCGAGTAAAGTTTTAAGGGATAATCAAGGAAAAACAGCTTATGATTACGCCGTAGAAAAAGGGTTGAGTCACCTCATAGAATGGCTCAAGGTGTAA
- a CDS encoding SDR family oxidoreductase, whose amino-acid sequence MSKVVLITGGSSGIGKSIGEFLSQKGYNVYGTSRSPQRYPKSKIKLVALDVADVESIEDAVKIVVSETGQIDVLINNAGAGITGPIEEIPNEEIKRNFETNLFGPINVIKAVLPQMRQQNSGLIINVTSIAGYMGLPYRGIYSASKGALELITEAFRMEIKDFNIQMTNIAPGDFETNIAAGRYHAPVAKGSPYEVKYGAVLKAIDDDVNKGNDPLMVSQMIFKIINTPNPRIHYKVGAFMQKFSIVLKRILPDKVYEKLLLNHYKL is encoded by the coding sequence ATGTCTAAAGTTGTTCTTATTACCGGAGGTTCCTCAGGAATTGGTAAATCTATAGGTGAGTTTTTATCTCAAAAAGGCTATAACGTTTACGGTACAAGTCGATCACCACAACGTTACCCAAAATCTAAAATTAAACTTGTGGCGTTAGATGTTGCTGATGTAGAGTCGATAGAAGACGCGGTTAAAATAGTGGTTTCAGAAACAGGTCAAATCGATGTTCTCATTAATAACGCAGGAGCAGGAATCACTGGACCTATTGAAGAAATACCAAACGAAGAAATCAAACGTAATTTTGAAACTAATTTATTCGGACCAATAAACGTCATCAAAGCGGTTTTGCCACAAATGCGTCAGCAAAACTCGGGACTCATTATTAATGTGACGTCTATTGCCGGCTATATGGGATTGCCCTATCGCGGTATTTATAGCGCTAGTAAAGGAGCTCTAGAACTGATTACTGAAGCATTTCGAATGGAAATTAAAGATTTTAATATTCAGATGACTAATATCGCTCCTGGAGATTTTGAGACTAATATCGCGGCAGGTCGTTATCATGCGCCAGTAGCTAAAGGGTCTCCATATGAAGTCAAATATGGTGCGGTATTAAAAGCGATTGATGATGATGTTAACAAAGGGAATGATCCATTGATGGTATCTCAAATGATTTTTAAAATCATCAATACTCCAAATCCTAGAATACATTATAAGGTTGGTGCATTTATGCAAAAGTTTTCTATTGTACTAAAACGAATACTTCCAGATAAAGTATACGAGAAGTTGTTGCTGAATCACTACAAATTGTAG
- a CDS encoding ABC-F family ATP-binding cassette domain-containing protein translates to MLSVSNLSVQFGKRVLFDEVNTTFNNGNCYGIIGANGAGKSTFLKILAGKQDPTSGRVHLEPGKRMSVLEQNHNLYDQHTVLETIIMGNKPLYKLKSEIDALYADYTDENAEKIGELQVEFEEMNGWNADSDAAAMLSNLGIKEDFHYTLMKDLDGKQKVRVLLAQALFGNPDVLIMDEPTNDLDYETISWLENFLANYDNCVIVVSHDRHFLDAVCTHISDIDFGKINHFSGNYTFWYESSQLAARQHAQQNKKAEEKKKELEEFIRRFSANVAKSKQATSRKKMIEKLNIADIKRSSRRYPAIIFERDREAGDQILNIEGLASSTEDDLLFSNIDINLNKGDKVVLFSKDSRATTAFYQIINNKEKADAGKFSWGVTTTQSYLPLDNSEYFNNKLTLVDWLRQWATTEEEREEVYIRGFLGKMIFSGEEALKTSDVLSGGEKVRCMLSRMMMVRANVLMLDEPTNHLDLESITAFNNSLKNFKGTVLFTTHDHEFAQTVANRVIELTPSGIIDRYMTFDEYMSDKKIKELREKMYAVTA, encoded by the coding sequence ATGTTATCAGTATCAAACCTTTCCGTTCAGTTTGGAAAACGAGTACTTTTTGATGAAGTAAATACCACATTTAATAATGGGAATTGCTACGGAATTATTGGAGCCAATGGAGCCGGTAAGTCTACATTTTTAAAAATACTTGCTGGTAAACAGGATCCCACTTCTGGACGTGTTCATTTAGAACCTGGAAAACGTATGTCTGTTTTAGAACAAAATCATAATTTATATGATCAGCACACCGTTTTAGAAACAATTATAATGGGTAATAAGCCTCTTTATAAATTGAAATCTGAAATTGATGCACTCTATGCAGATTACACAGATGAAAATGCTGAAAAGATAGGAGAACTTCAGGTGGAGTTTGAAGAAATGAATGGTTGGAATGCGGATAGTGATGCGGCGGCCATGCTTTCTAATTTAGGAATTAAAGAAGATTTTCATTACACCCTGATGAAAGATCTTGATGGTAAACAAAAAGTACGTGTGCTTTTAGCACAAGCCTTATTTGGTAATCCAGATGTATTAATCATGGATGAGCCAACCAATGATTTAGATTATGAAACGATTTCATGGTTGGAGAACTTCTTGGCTAATTACGATAATTGTGTCATCGTTGTTTCTCACGACAGACACTTTTTAGATGCGGTATGTACGCATATTTCAGATATCGATTTTGGAAAGATTAATCACTTTTCTGGTAACTATACATTCTGGTATGAATCGTCTCAATTAGCAGCGAGACAGCACGCACAGCAAAATAAAAAAGCTGAAGAAAAGAAAAAGGAATTAGAAGAATTTATTAGACGTTTTTCTGCCAATGTTGCAAAATCTAAACAAGCGACAAGTAGAAAGAAAATGATTGAAAAATTAAATATAGCTGATATAAAACGCTCTAGTCGTCGTTACCCAGCGATTATTTTTGAACGTGATCGTGAAGCTGGAGATCAAATTTTAAATATAGAAGGCTTAGCTTCATCAACAGAGGACGACCTGCTATTTAGTAACATTGATATTAACCTAAATAAAGGCGATAAAGTTGTATTGTTTTCTAAAGACTCTAGAGCAACGACCGCATTTTATCAAATTATCAATAACAAAGAAAAAGCAGATGCTGGAAAATTTTCCTGGGGTGTCACTACAACGCAATCTTATTTGCCATTAGATAATAGTGAGTACTTCAATAATAAGTTAACACTAGTTGATTGGCTTCGTCAATGGGCAACAACAGAAGAAGAGCGTGAGGAAGTCTATATTCGCGGCTTCTTGGGTAAAATGATTTTTAGTGGTGAAGAAGCTTTAAAAACTTCGGATGTACTATCGGGAGGAGAAAAAGTACGATGTATGCTAAGTCGCATGATGATGGTAAGAGCAAATGTCTTAATGTTAGATGAGCCTACCAATCATTTAGATCTAGAAAGTATCACAGCGTTCAATAATTCACTGAAAAACTTTAAAGGAACAGTTTTGTTTACGACACATGATCATGAGTTTGCTCAAACAGTTGCAAATAGAGTCATAGAATTAACCCCTAGCGGAATTATTGATAGATATATGACATTCGATGAGTATATGAGTGACAAAAAAATCAAGGAACTCCGAGAAAAAATGTATGCAGTTACGGCTTAA
- a CDS encoding peroxiredoxin, with amino-acid sequence MTLVGKKFPNLNVDAMNDMGDTFKLNILEEAINNKKKVLLFWYPKDFTFVCPTELHAFQEAIGEFEKRNTLVIGASCDTPEVHFAWLNTAKDNGGIEGVTYPILADSNRNLASTLGILDITNETYNEETGVVMVEGDNVTYRATYIIDEDGTVVHEGINHMPLGRNVNEFLRLIDAYTHVQEKGEVCPANWEEGKEAMKPNAKGTAEYLAAHLN; translated from the coding sequence ATGACATTAGTAGGTAAAAAGTTTCCAAATTTAAATGTAGACGCCATGAACGATATGGGTGACACGTTCAAGCTTAACATTCTTGAAGAAGCTATAAATAATAAGAAAAAAGTATTACTATTCTGGTATCCAAAGGATTTCACCTTTGTGTGCCCAACAGAATTACACGCATTTCAGGAAGCTATAGGTGAATTTGAAAAAAGAAACACTTTGGTAATAGGTGCATCATGTGACACTCCTGAAGTACACTTTGCTTGGTTAAATACTGCAAAAGATAATGGAGGCATTGAAGGTGTGACTTATCCAATTCTTGCTGATTCGAACAGAAATCTAGCATCTACACTAGGTATCTTAGATATTACAAATGAAACATACAACGAAGAAACTGGTGTTGTAATGGTTGAAGGTGATAATGTCACTTACAGAGCCACTTACATTATTGATGAAGACGGAACTGTAGTACATGAAGGTATTAATCATATGCCATTAGGAAGAAATGTAAACGAATTTTTACGTCTAATTGATGCTTATACTCACGTTCAAGAAAAAGGAGAAGTTTGTCCTGCGAATTGGGAAGAAGGAAAAGAAGCCATGAAGCCAAATGCTAAAGGCACGGCTGAGTATCTTGCAGCACACTTAAACTAA
- the fsa gene encoding fructose-6-phosphate aldolase encodes MKFFIDTANLDQIKEAQDLGVLDGVTTNPSLMAKEGITGHDNIMKHYVNICNIVDGDVSAEVISTDFEGMIREGEALADLHDQIVVKLPMIKDGIKACKYFSDKGIKTNVTLVFSPGQALLAAKAGATYVSPFIGRLDDISTDGLNLIAEIRMIYDNYGFETEILAASVRHTMHVIDCAKLGADVMTGPLSSIVGLLKHPLTDIGLEKFLADYKKGN; translated from the coding sequence ATGAAATTTTTTATTGATACTGCCAATCTAGACCAAATCAAAGAAGCACAAGATCTTGGTGTTCTTGATGGCGTAACCACCAATCCTTCCTTAATGGCCAAAGAAGGTATAACAGGTCACGATAATATTATGAAGCATTATGTCAATATCTGCAATATTGTAGATGGGGATGTGTCTGCCGAAGTTATTTCAACAGACTTTGAAGGAATGATTAGAGAAGGTGAAGCCTTGGCCGATTTACACGATCAAATCGTGGTTAAATTACCTATGATTAAAGATGGTATTAAGGCCTGTAAATACTTTTCTGATAAAGGTATTAAGACCAATGTTACTCTGGTATTTTCTCCAGGTCAGGCATTGTTAGCAGCAAAGGCTGGTGCCACTTATGTGTCGCCTTTTATTGGCCGTCTAGATGATATATCTACAGATGGTTTAAATCTAATTGCTGAGATTAGAATGATCTATGATAATTATGGTTTTGAAACCGAAATATTAGCAGCGTCAGTGCGACACACTATGCACGTTATTGACTGCGCCAAATTAGGTGCCGATGTTATGACAGGTCCTCTAAGTTCTATTGTTGGATTATTAAAACATCCATTAACGGATATCGGTTTGGAAAAGTTTTTAGCCGATTATAAAAAAGGTAACTAG
- a CDS encoding co-chaperone YbbN, translating into MIKELEQDNLSEVISQNDTVIVQYSAGWCGNCRIMKPKFKKLATENETITFIMADAEKFPESRQLATVDNLPTFATFKNGDFVNQTQTNKFDVLKDLVNEVTSN; encoded by the coding sequence ATGATAAAAGAACTAGAACAAGATAACTTATCAGAAGTTATTTCTCAAAATGACACAGTGATTGTTCAATACTCTGCCGGTTGGTGTGGAAACTGTCGAATTATGAAACCCAAGTTTAAAAAGTTAGCTACGGAAAATGAAACGATCACCTTTATAATGGCTGATGCTGAAAAATTCCCGGAGTCTAGACAACTAGCAACTGTTGATAATTTACCCACCTTTGCTACGTTTAAAAATGGTGATTTTGTAAATCAAACCCAAACCAATAAGTTTGATGTTTTAAAAGATTTAGTCAATGAAGTTACCAGTAATTAA